In Spirosoma pollinicola, the genomic window AAAGTCAGTTTTTCGGTGGCCGTATGGTCCAGATTGACCCGACCGCTCAACCGGCGAAAACGGTTCTTGATGATAATTCCGCTCTGGTCGAAATACTGTCCCGAAATAAAGAACCGAGTTTTGGCATCACCACCCCGTGCACTGAGGTCGTATTGTTGCGAAGGTGCTTTTTGAAAGGCCTCCTGCTGCCAATCAGTATTGTATTTTGGGTTGGCACCCTGCCAGCCCGTTGCGTCACCAGCGGCATAGCGGGTAAATCGGTTGGCCAGTGAAGTGGCCGAAGTAGCGCCTGTATTTTCCCGCGCTTCCTGCAACAGTTCCACATATTGCTGCGTGTTGAGCCACTGACGCAGGTGCGTAGGATTGCTGGCGCCCATCTGTGCCGACGCGTCGAACGTCGTTTTGGCCGCACGTCCTTTTTTAGTCGTGATCAGCACCACGCCATTCGACGCCCGCGACCCATAAATAGCCGCCGATGAAGCATCTTTCAGGATTTCCATCGACTCGATGTCATTGGGATTCAAATCGGCGATGGGGTTGGTTGGCGCTGTTGTCGACGACTGATCGGCCGATGTCATGGGAATACCGTCGATAACATACAACGGCTGACTACTGGCCGTGAGCGACGACGCACCCCGCACCCGAATTTGCAGCCCCTGCCCCACTTTACCATTCAGAGATGTAATTTGAACCCCTGCCACCTTCCCCTGCAGAGCTTGTTCAACACTCGGAACCGGAATATTTTCAATATCGCGGGCACCCACTTTGGCAATATTGCCAGTCAGGTTTCGCTTCGATTGTGCGCCGTAACCCGTTACGATGACTTCATCGAGCGAACGGGTATCGTTGCTCAGTGTCACATTCACAACCGAGCGGTTGCCGATGGATACTTCCTGCGTAACAACGCCCACGAAGCTATACACCAACGTACCAATGTTGACAGGAACAGACAATTCATAGTTCCCATCGGCATCCGTCTGCGTACCTCGGCTTGTGCCTTTCGCCACAATCGACACACCCGGCAAAGCGGTGCCGTCCTCAGCTGAAATGACCTTTCCTGTCACCCTTCGATCCTGCTGCGCACTGACGCTCGTGCTCAATGCACTGCAACAGACTACCCACAGAAGTAGTAGAAAATTTTTCATTTGTTGAATATTAAATTTATAAAACATCAAAAATACAAATCAATATTTTGCAATATCAATCGTAAACTTAAAAATTATAAAATATAACTTAAAAATACAAGCTTTAATGGAGGTTTTACTATCCATTGGTTAACCTTCACGCTAACCTATATGTATGTAGATGAATCAATATCTTATCTAGTAGCAATAGTAACAAAACAAGCGTTAGGTAAGGAGCCAATTGGCTCCTTACCTAACGCTTGTTTTGTTACTATTGCTGTTAAGTGGGACTGTACTACTTACTGCTTCACCACCCGTTTCCTAAACACATCCTCCCCTAGCCTAATCTCGACAAAATATACACCCGTTGGGGCATATTTAATGTCGAGTGTTTGCTGGAAGGTATCGCTTGTTTTTTGATGACTTTGCTTCATTAGTTCAACGCCGGTAATGCTACGAACGCCCAGGGTGAGGGCACCCCGCTGCGGGCCGCTGAAGAGCACCATCATCTGCCCATCGCTGGGGTTAGGCGTTACTTGAAGCGCCTGTTCGGCCAGTGGCGTTGATGCCGTTACGGTGCCAGCCCGAACGTTAACCGTAACGACCGCTGTGGTACTGCACAAATCCAGTCCTGATCCTACCACAGTATACGAAGCGGTTTGGGTTGGCTGGGCAATCACCTGCGGCCCCAGGGTCGTATTCAAACCGTTGCCCACCCAGGTAAAGACGCTGGCTCCACGGGCATCCAGCGTAACGGTTTCGCCGGGGTTTATAAAGATTGACGATGCCGCTACCTGCACCGATGGCTTCTGACCCACGCGGGCCACAATATTGTGCGCTACATTCAGCCCCAGACTATCGGCATACCGAAGCCAGTTGCCCTGCGAATTTCTCCGCCAGGATGTTGCGTCCAGCGATTCCCCGTTTTTCGTGGTCACTACCGCAACAGTATCGCCCGAGGCATAGGGGAAGGCCACGCCCACATGGTAAGCCAGACCGCTTACCGGTACGTTCTTATCGAAGGTAACGGTGGTTGGGCGGTTGGCGGCCACGTCGGCCAGAATAACCCGCAGCGGCACATCTTTCTCGCCCAGAATCGCACCGGGACCACCCTGAAAACCACGTCCGTTCCAGACAGTAACCGTCACAACCGATTCGCTGGTGGCGCCTTTAGCGGCTTTGGCAACACCAAACTTGATAGATGCCCCGGCCAGATTGGTATAGGCCAGTTTATTGGCAAAAAACTCCGACACAGCCTGACTCCGATGACTATTTTGACCCGCTACATAACCCGTGCCGTTTACTTCCCGCAACACGCTGGGAGTTCCGTTGAAGTTGGTGATCTCGTTGCAGAGTCCCTGATTCAGTACTTCAATGTATTTTGTACGAACCAATGGCGTCGACTGGCCGATGGCATTGGTGGTGACCAGCGTTACAGAAAATATACCCGGCTGATTATAGGTAACCGTAGGATTTTGCGCGGTTGACGTAGCTGGCGTGCCGCCCTCAAATGTCCATGACCAACTCGTCGGGAATCCGTCTGACAGGTCCGTAAACTTGATCTGTCCGCCCAATAAAACCTGTTGATTATCAGCCCGGAAGTTTGATACCGGGCGGGTAGCCACCTGCGTGCCGCATACGTTGGATGATAACAGACTGAGCCGTCGGGGACTAAGCGCCATAACAGCCCGGATACGGTCTTTCTGATTCAGGGTAAAGATATTCATGCAGGCATCGTTGGAGTAGTCCATGTAATTCTGCACCATGTTAGTGGACCCGCAACTCACCCGCCCCAGGGGGCAACCGCTGCTGGCCGATGCCTGCGGGGGCGTATCAGCACAGAAATCATCACCACAGTTGGCATCGCCCCAAATATGACGCAGACCCAGCCAGTGACCGGTTTCGTGCGATAGTGTGCGCCCCAGGTTATAGGTAGCCCGCATGGTTGGAAAGTTGCCTTTTTCGGCATTACCAAACGAACGATAGTCGATCACAACACCATCTGTACTGGCCGGACTGTCGGTTGGAATACCCGCCAGATTTGACTGGCTCGGAAACTGTGCATAGCCCAGCAACTGCCCGCCACCCGACACAACATCATTGAGATCTACTACCCAGATGTTGTAGTATTTGTCGGGATTCCAGTAGGTACTGGGCTTCAGTACGCCTTCAATATTGTTCTGGTTCCAGTTGGCCTGGTTCCCATTGTACCGGTCAATACCCGGCTCGGCCATTGCCTGTCCCTGTGGGTTGACCACCGCCGAGCAAAATTCGATTTCTATATCAGCTCCAAGCGGGTTGTCATTAAACCCCCGCGTACCGGCTTTACGGCGATAATCTTCATTGAGTGTTACCAGTTGCGCCTGCACTTGTGCCTGACTGATATTTCGCCCTGAACCTACAGCTTCGCCGTTATGCACCACGTGAACGACAACGGGAATGGTGATAACGGTAGCCAAACCCGTTCGACCATTCGCCATTTGTTTTTTGAGGTCAACCATTTTCTTCTGCAAGGCCCGCTCAAAATCGGCGAGAGTGCCCAGTTCAGGATGCCGGGCACGCAACACGCTATCCATTTGCATGGTTGCGCACTGCTGAGGTGTCTGCGCCTGTAGCTGCGAAGTCAACAGAACGAGCAATGTAAGGCTGAGTAGTAGTCGAAACATACGCCTATTTGGTAGTAGTCGAGTTGAACGTAAACTGGTAGCTGGCATCAATATCCGGGAAGTAATACTGAACGGTCATCGTTGTAGCCGTCAGGTTTTTAATTGTCCACGGGTATACGCCATTCAAAAGTGGAATATAAAATTGCAGTGTTGCATTGGCATTGACGAGTACCCAGGTATCGGTCACATAGAGATCAGGTTCACCCGAGTAACAAATACTTGCGCCCTGGCTAGCCTCAAACTTATGCTCAGCATTCGCATAAAATGTAAGCACATCATCTGTACTGCAATCATTAAGCTGCGAGACAGGAATTACGCCTGATGCCGTACCCTTATCAATAATCTGAATGGATACCATTTTCCAGGATTTCTTTTCCGTACCTGTCAGCAGTTGCGAGTAGGTTGCGGGCTTAGGCTCTATCTTTTCAGAACAGCCCCCAAGCAGCCACCCTACAACACCCGTAATAAACAATAAACGTATAAAATGTCGCATGATCGAAGTTTGTCAACTAGTTACCTAGCTATAAAATTGTCGGTTAACTGATTTCTGATAACGAATAATTCAATAACCAGTAACTAACAACCAATTACTGAGGTGTATATGTTTGCGTGTAAGTTACAGTCGTGTCTTTAGTTGCACTCAGCGCCAGTTTGAATTGAAGCGTTAGCGAAATTTTCCGGTTCGTGGGATTCCAGGCCCCCCTCCCCGTCACGGTATCTGTAGAGCCAAGGTCTGCACTACCCTGCGATGGAACGGTTAGCGAGTTATCGCCATTATCAATGAAGGTAAGTGTAGGCGTAATAGCGTCGAATGAGAAAAAGGGAATACCAATATTCCAGTTGCTGAGTATATACTGCTTACAATCGGTACTGGTAATTTCTACATCGGGCACCGAATACGTCCGCGTCCCTATTTGCCCGCTACCCGTATATAGGCCCCCAAGCAGGCAATCATCCTGAATAGTCACTTTCACCTGTTTCCCAACAACTCCCTCCTGCCCAAACCCTACCTGTAGCGTACTGGGTTGAACCCCGGTCAGGGTGAACGTGAGCGATGTCGACTCCAGAATGTTATTGGCGTTGTTGATAAGTTGCAGCATAATAGTACCGGTGCTCGCTTTTGCCGGGATAATTACGGTGCCTTTTGTGCCGACAATGCTGTAGTCTTTCCCCTCACGAGCGGTTCCGGTAACGATATAGTTGACTGTGATGGGTTGGTCCAGAATTGGGCCAGCATTGTGAACCTGAATAGCAATCGGTTTGCTACGACTTTCCTTGTAAGTCAGTGTGGTATCTGTAAACCGCACGAAGTAGGGACCGTCAAAAGTGCGGTCCAAATCCTGTGGTTCGCAGGCACTTGTTCCCCAACCAACAAGCGCAACAGCCAGCAGGCCAAACAACCAGCGACCAATTGTACTCGTATAATTCTGTATAATCTGGTTTTTCATGATAACCAATAACTAGTTAATAGCCAGGATTTTGCGTGAGGGCCGTATTTTGTTGAATTTCCCGCTGTGGTATTGGCCAGAGTTCATAGCGACTATTCCAGTTGGCAGTAAACGCCGACATAACCGCCTGTGCCCGCCCGGTCCGAACCAGGTCATACCAGCGTTGCCCTTCAAAAGCCAGTTCATATACGCGCTCCCGCTCAACGGCCAATAGTACATCAGCCTGAGCGGCTGCTGTGATGGCCGGAGCCTTTGCCCGTGTACGCAAAACATTTAAATCGGCAATTGCACCGGTTGTACCCGTCAGTTTGCCCTGTTGCGCCCGGGCCTCTGCCCGAATCAGGTACATTTCGGCCAGGCGTATAAGAACGATGTTGTTATTATCTTCCGATGCCGTACCATATTTGCGTACCGTCCAGCCGTTGTCATTGCCACGTTGTTGCTGTGCGTTGAAGGTAATGGTAGTATTGCGCGTGCCCGCTTCGGCAGAGGTCAACAAGACAATCAATTGGTTCGATGGAATCACCTCCCGACGGCCAACCAGTAAATTGTTCAGGCTATAGGCCGTTGTACCCGGATCATCTGTCAGGTTATAGCCAACTTCAAGAATGGCCTCATGCGTAAAATCTTTCGAAACAAGGTCCGAGTAGTTAGCCTCCAGCGTATAAACGCCGGAGTTGATCACCACTGTAGCGAGGGCTTCGGCTTGTACCCAGTTTTTCTGATACAGGTAATACCGGGCTAAAGCGGCCTGACAATTTACCTTGTTCATAAAAGACGCATTGGTTATAGCGTTGGTCGAGGCAGATGTCACCGCCGGAAGATCGGCCAGAGCCGCCTGATAGTCAGCCAACACAGATGCCAGCATATCGGCTTTGGCGGTGCGTGCAATCGTCGTATTGGCTACCTGATTTGTGGACGTAACCTTGGGTATATCGCCGAAGGTGTAAACACCAATAAAATTGGCCCATCCCCTCAGAAAGTGCGCTTCGGCCAACACCTGCTTGCGGGTAGCTTCGGGCACTGTAGTTAGTAAAGGCAAACGCTCCATGATAAAATTGGCTACGTATACCGTATTATAGATAGTAGCCCAGAGCGCATCCACAGCGCCGTTGGTGGCTGTAATGCGCTTCGTCCCAAGTTCAATATTGTCGGTAAACGTGCCGTTTGCCTGGATGTAATCGGCCGTAAAATCGCCGGCAATAATGTTAGGCGAAGCCATTCCCCGAAACGCACTATAGAGTCCAATCCGAACCGGCTGCACATCATTGGGTTCGTTGAGCACCAGCTCATCTACCAGCAGGGTAACGGGTTTAGGCTCCAATACCTCCTGACAGGCTGCCAGGCTAACCAGTGTTATCAATATACTATATCGGAAGAAACGAATCATAGTAAAGCGAATTAAAAACTAAGCGTTGCCCCTACAACTACGGTTTTCACCTGAGGAAACGTAAAAAAGTCAATGCCCTGCGAAGTCGTCGAACCATCAAGGGTACTCACTTCAGGATCTGCCCCTGAGTAACGGGTCCACGTCAGGATATTCGTAGCCGATACATACAGACGGGCATTGGCAACCTTGTATTTGTTGATCCATTTTTTAGGGAAGTTGTAGCCAAGTGATACGTTCTTCAGCCGTAAATAGGATCCATCTTCCACGAATCGGCTACTGGTATAGTTGTTATACGTATTCTGATACACATAGCGGGGCACGCTTGTGATATCACCTTCTTTTCTCCAGCGTTTGAGGGCCTGCCGTACCTGATTATTCTGAATATCAGCACCGGAATTAAGTAACGTCTGGTTAGAGAAGTTCAGGATGCTATTGCCGTATGAGAATTGAAGCAATGTACTGAGGTCAATGCCTTTCCAGGAGACTTTGTTCGTTAAGCCGCCATAGAGTTTAGGCTGTGCATTGCCAATCACCTGTCCATCGGCAGGCGTAATACGCCCATCCCCGTTTTTGTCGTCGTAGATGGCATCGCCGGTGGCCGGGTCAACGCCCAGAAACTTCAAGCCCCAGAACGTTCCCAACGGCTGGCCGGGTAGTACAACATTGGTTCTAAATACGCCATTTCCCTGATACCCCCGAAATACCGGTTCGGTACTGGCCAGTTCCACCACTTTATTACTATTGTGCGACAGGTTCAAATCGGTACTCCAGCGTACAGCCTTATTTACATTCACCGTCGAAATAGTGAGTTCAATACCTTTGTTCGATACTTTCCCGATATTTCCCTGCACAGTGCTGAAGCCTGTCGTTTGCGGAATGGGTTGTGCAAACAGGAGTTTGTCAGTGAGGTTGTCATAGGCATCCAGAATTATATTAAGCCGCCCGTTGAAAAAGGAAGCATCCAGGCCGATATTGGATTCTCGGGTGCGTTCCCATTGCAGATTGGCATTGGCCAGTGCCTGCGGAGCAACACCCGTTGAACCGCTGTAAGTAGCTGATGCCCAAGTACCCAGAAATTGAAAATCCCCGATGCGTTCATTCCCGGTAAAGCCATAACTCGCCCGTAGTTTCAGGTCGCTCAGGAAACGAAACTGCTCCATGAACTTTTCGCTCGAAATGCGCCAGGCCAACGATGCCGATGGAAAAACACCAAACCGGCGGCTCTGTCCAAAGCGGGATGAACCGTCGTAACGCGCGGTTATCGTGGCCAGGTATTTCTCCTCATAGCTGTAGCGGGCTTCGCCGAAGGTAGATAACAGTCCACTATTCACGACACTGGAACCGCCCTGGTCAACCACACCGGCTGAACTTATGTATGTAAAATCGTCACTGGGAAACAACCGACCCTGAACATTACCACTCCGCTGTGTACGCTGCAAGGCTTCAAAACCGGCCAGCACATTAAACTGGTGTTTTTCTGCGAGCTGAAAATTATACGTCAGTGTATTGGTGTTGACAAACGTAGAATACGACTGATTGATGAAAACACCATATCCCTGTCCGCCTACACTGGGCAAAAAGCCGCCAATAGCCGTTGTCGATGGTTCAAACTGGTCTTCGGTTACGTTGTTATAGTCGATGTTCACTTTCGACCGAAAGCGCAGATTTTGCAGAATTTCATACTCAGCATACAAACCGGCCAGAATCTTAACCGTATACGCATTGAAACGGGGCAACAGAGCCTGCGCTACCGGATTGAAGTTAGGGAAACCTGCATATTCCGTATCGGCCGGACCATAAAGACGGCCCTGTTCGTTGTAAGGCGAATAATAAGGTAAGCTTTTGATTGCGCCGGAGTAAACGCCATCCAGAAAGTTATCGCCTTTGACGCGCTTGTTCAACGCCCTCGACAATGTGATGTTCGTGCCAAACGAAAGCTTATCCGTAGCCTTATGGTCCAGCTTCATCTGGCCTGTTAGACGGGTAAATTGATTGTTCAGCTGAACGCCCTGTTCATCGCGGTAACTGCCACTCAGGTAAAATTGCGTGCGGTCGTTGCCGCCCTGCGTCGATAACTGATATTGCTGATAAACCCCCTTTCGAAGTACAGCATCAATCCAGTCGGTATTTTGTCCATCGGTAACGCCTTTGATCAGGCCCAGTTTATCGGGGTCCAGTCCGGCATTGGTAACGGCTTCCCGCTGTAGCTCCAGCAACTCCGTTGAGTTGAGCAGATTTGGCCGACGAACAACGTCTGTTATACCCCGTTGCACATCGGCCGTAAAGGTCGTTTTCTGTGCTTTCCCCCGTTTGGTGGTGATGAGCACGACACCATTCGCAGCCCTCGATCCATAAATTGCTTTTGCCGAAGCATCTTTCAATACCTGAATGGATTCAATGTCGTTCGGGTTAAAGAGCGCGAACGCATTATCCGTTTGTCCGCCAAAATCGCGACTTGACAAGCCATCTGTCCCCCCATCTTCCACGGGTACGCCATCGACAATAAACAACGGTTTATTACTGGCCGTAATGGACGTATTGCCCCGAATCCGAACGGTAAGCCCACCACCGGGTGTACCCGATGACTGCGTTACCTGCACACCAGCCGCCTGCCCTTGCAGGGCCTGATCGAAACTGGCAACGGGAATATCCTTGAATTTGTCGGGCGAA contains:
- a CDS encoding M43 family zinc metalloprotease: MFRLLLSLTLLVLLTSQLQAQTPQQCATMQMDSVLRARHPELGTLADFERALQKKMVDLKKQMANGRTGLATVITIPVVVHVVHNGEAVGSGRNISQAQVQAQLVTLNEDYRRKAGTRGFNDNPLGADIEIEFCSAVVNPQGQAMAEPGIDRYNGNQANWNQNNIEGVLKPSTYWNPDKYYNIWVVDLNDVVSGGGQLLGYAQFPSQSNLAGIPTDSPASTDGVVIDYRSFGNAEKGNFPTMRATYNLGRTLSHETGHWLGLRHIWGDANCGDDFCADTPPQASASSGCPLGRVSCGSTNMVQNYMDYSNDACMNIFTLNQKDRIRAVMALSPRRLSLLSSNVCGTQVATRPVSNFRADNQQVLLGGQIKFTDLSDGFPTSWSWTFEGGTPATSTAQNPTVTYNQPGIFSVTLVTTNAIGQSTPLVRTKYIEVLNQGLCNEITNFNGTPSVLREVNGTGYVAGQNSHRSQAVSEFFANKLAYTNLAGASIKFGVAKAAKGATSESVVTVTVWNGRGFQGGPGAILGEKDVPLRVILADVAANRPTTVTFDKNVPVSGLAYHVGVAFPYASGDTVAVVTTKNGESLDATSWRRNSQGNWLRYADSLGLNVAHNIVARVGQKPSVQVAASSIFINPGETVTLDARGASVFTWVGNGLNTTLGPQVIAQPTQTASYTVVGSGLDLCSTTAVVTVNVRAGTVTASTPLAEQALQVTPNPSDGQMMVLFSGPQRGALTLGVRSITGVELMKQSHQKTSDTFQQTLDIKYAPTGVYFVEIRLGEDVFRKRVVKQ
- a CDS encoding RagB/SusD family nutrient uptake outer membrane protein; this encodes MIRFFRYSILITLVSLAACQEVLEPKPVTLLVDELVLNEPNDVQPVRIGLYSAFRGMASPNIIAGDFTADYIQANGTFTDNIELGTKRITATNGAVDALWATIYNTVYVANFIMERLPLLTTVPEATRKQVLAEAHFLRGWANFIGVYTFGDIPKVTSTNQVANTTIARTAKADMLASVLADYQAALADLPAVTSASTNAITNASFMNKVNCQAALARYYLYQKNWVQAEALATVVINSGVYTLEANYSDLVSKDFTHEAILEVGYNLTDDPGTTAYSLNNLLVGRREVIPSNQLIVLLTSAEAGTRNTTITFNAQQQRGNDNGWTVRKYGTASEDNNNIVLIRLAEMYLIRAEARAQQGKLTGTTGAIADLNVLRTRAKAPAITAAAQADVLLAVERERVYELAFEGQRWYDLVRTGRAQAVMSAFTANWNSRYELWPIPQREIQQNTALTQNPGY
- a CDS encoding SusC/RagA family TonB-linked outer membrane protein; amino-acid sequence: MRKYCGIISWLALLVMLPGYLLAQGQRITGRVTSTQDGLPIPGVNIVVKGTTNGVSTDANGNYSITVPGSSAILLLTSIGLVSQEVAIGNRSVVNVQMKEAVNELTQVVVTGYNTTQRKDITGSIASISPDKFKDIPVASFDQALQGQAAGVQVTQSSGTPGGGLTVRIRGNTSITASNKPLFIVDGVPVEDGGTDGLSSRDFGGQTDNAFALFNPNDIESIQVLKDASAKAIYGSRAANGVVLITTKRGKAQKTTFTADVQRGITDVVRRPNLLNSTELLELQREAVTNAGLDPDKLGLIKGVTDGQNTDWIDAVLRKGVYQQYQLSTQGGNDRTQFYLSGSYRDEQGVQLNNQFTRLTGQMKLDHKATDKLSFGTNITLSRALNKRVKGDNFLDGVYSGAIKSLPYYSPYNEQGRLYGPADTEYAGFPNFNPVAQALLPRFNAYTVKILAGLYAEYEILQNLRFRSKVNIDYNNVTEDQFEPSTTAIGGFLPSVGGQGYGVFINQSYSTFVNTNTLTYNFQLAEKHQFNVLAGFEALQRTQRSGNVQGRLFPSDDFTYISSAGVVDQGGSSVVNSGLLSTFGEARYSYEEKYLATITARYDGSSRFGQSRRFGVFPSASLAWRISSEKFMEQFRFLSDLKLRASYGFTGNERIGDFQFLGTWASATYSGSTGVAPQALANANLQWERTRESNIGLDASFFNGRLNIILDAYDNLTDKLLFAQPIPQTTGFSTVQGNIGKVSNKGIELTISTVNVNKAVRWSTDLNLSHNSNKVVELASTEPVFRGYQGNGVFRTNVVLPGQPLGTFWGLKFLGVDPATGDAIYDDKNGDGRITPADGQVIGNAQPKLYGGLTNKVSWKGIDLSTLLQFSYGNSILNFSNQTLLNSGADIQNNQVRQALKRWRKEGDITSVPRYVYQNTYNNYTSSRFVEDGSYLRLKNVSLGYNFPKKWINKYKVANARLYVSATNILTWTRYSGADPEVSTLDGSTTSQGIDFFTFPQVKTVVVGATLSF